Proteins encoded by one window of Kribbella italica:
- a CDS encoding MCE family protein, whose translation MKPFREQNQLTIGVVGLTVIGLIMLAAFKAQDLPLIGGGTKYSAQFSEAGGLKKNDEIRVAGVRVGQVRGVELEGTHVRVDFVVDRGVKLGEQTGAEMKIKTLLGQKYLKLNPAGGGELKEGSEIPLARTVAAYDVVDAFTDLANTTERIDTAQLARALDTLSTTFKNTPEEVKASLNGLSRLSRNVAKRDEELKTLLKHSDTVTKVLADRNKELIKLMKDGNTVFQAVQARRALVHQLLVSTQKLSAQVTALVRENRKDLAPTLQKVNAVLAILLKNQNALDASIKGLAPYARVFTNTLGTGPWFDTYVQNLAPVPEIPLPPLIPGLPPILGGGGR comes from the coding sequence GTGAAACCGTTCCGCGAGCAGAACCAGCTGACCATCGGCGTGGTCGGCCTGACCGTGATCGGGCTGATCATGCTGGCCGCGTTCAAGGCCCAGGACCTGCCGCTGATCGGCGGCGGCACGAAGTACTCCGCGCAGTTCTCCGAGGCCGGCGGGCTGAAGAAGAACGACGAGATCCGGGTGGCCGGCGTCCGGGTCGGGCAGGTGCGTGGGGTCGAGCTGGAGGGCACCCACGTCCGGGTCGACTTCGTCGTCGACCGCGGCGTGAAGCTCGGTGAGCAGACCGGCGCCGAGATGAAGATCAAGACGCTGCTCGGCCAGAAGTACCTCAAGCTCAACCCGGCCGGTGGCGGCGAGCTGAAGGAAGGCTCGGAGATCCCGCTGGCGCGGACGGTCGCGGCGTACGACGTGGTGGACGCGTTCACCGATCTGGCCAACACCACCGAGCGGATCGACACCGCCCAGCTGGCCCGGGCCCTGGACACCTTGTCGACCACCTTCAAGAACACGCCGGAGGAGGTGAAGGCGTCGCTGAACGGGCTGTCCCGGCTGTCGCGGAACGTGGCCAAGCGGGACGAGGAGCTGAAGACCCTGCTCAAGCACTCCGACACCGTCACCAAGGTCCTGGCCGACCGCAACAAAGAGCTGATCAAGCTGATGAAGGACGGCAACACCGTGTTCCAGGCCGTGCAGGCCCGGCGCGCGCTGGTCCACCAGTTGCTGGTCTCGACGCAGAAACTGTCCGCGCAGGTGACCGCGCTGGTCCGGGAGAACCGCAAGGACCTGGCACCGACCCTGCAGAAGGTGAACGCGGTGCTCGCGATCCTGCTGAAGAACCAGAACGCCCTGGACGCCAGCATCAAGGGCCTGGCGCCGTACGCGCGGGTCTTCACCAACACGCTCGGCACCGGCCCGTGGTTCGACACCTACGTGCAGAACCTCGCGCCGGTCCCGGAGATCCCGCTGCCGCCGCTCATCCCGGGGCTGCCGCCGATCCTGGGCGGTGGTGGACGGTGA
- a CDS encoding MCE family protein, which translates to MKILDKKTSIDSVKLAIFVVVTTVATALLAVTIGNISFTPTTKYKAVFTDVVGLNKGDDIRIAGVRVGQVDKIALKDDSLALITFSVDSKQVLDTGTRATLRYRNLVGNRYIALTEGVGGGQRMKENETIDKDRTAPALDLSVLFNGFKPLFTALTPADVNQFAFEVIKVLQGEGGTIESLLARTASLTTTLADADQVVGDLITNLTSTLQIVSQRQQNFSQLLINLQQFITGLSKDIQPILGSLGSINSLNNKTAGLLQQTRVPIKADLDRLRQISTTLDDTQAIWVKTLQKMPAKLNTLTRTASYGSWFNFFLCGFDGNVTLPTGTRIPVSYDNNSARCDQR; encoded by the coding sequence GTGAAGATCCTGGACAAGAAGACCTCGATCGACAGTGTGAAGCTGGCGATCTTCGTGGTCGTGACGACGGTGGCGACCGCGCTGCTGGCGGTGACGATCGGCAACATCAGCTTCACGCCGACCACGAAGTACAAGGCGGTCTTCACCGATGTCGTCGGCCTGAACAAGGGCGACGACATCCGGATCGCCGGCGTCCGGGTCGGCCAGGTGGACAAGATCGCGCTCAAGGACGACTCGCTCGCACTGATCACCTTCAGCGTCGACTCCAAACAGGTGCTCGACACCGGCACCCGGGCGACACTGCGCTACCGCAACCTGGTCGGCAACCGCTACATCGCGCTGACCGAGGGCGTCGGCGGCGGTCAGCGGATGAAGGAGAACGAGACCATCGACAAGGACCGGACCGCTCCGGCCCTGGACCTGTCGGTGCTGTTCAACGGGTTCAAGCCGTTGTTCACCGCGCTCACCCCGGCCGACGTGAACCAGTTCGCCTTCGAGGTGATCAAGGTCCTGCAGGGCGAGGGCGGCACGATCGAGAGTCTGCTGGCCCGGACGGCGTCGCTGACCACCACGCTGGCCGACGCCGACCAGGTGGTCGGCGACCTGATCACCAACCTGACCTCGACGCTGCAGATCGTGTCGCAGCGCCAGCAGAACTTCTCCCAGTTGCTGATCAACCTGCAGCAGTTCATCACCGGCCTGAGCAAGGACATCCAGCCGATCCTCGGGTCGCTCGGCTCGATCAACTCGCTGAACAACAAGACGGCCGGCCTGCTGCAGCAGACCCGGGTGCCGATCAAGGCCGACCTCGACCGGCTCCGGCAGATCTCCACCACCCTGGACGACACCCAGGCGATCTGGGTCAAGACGCTGCAGAAGATGCCGGCCAAGCTGAACACGCTGACCCGGACCGCGTCGTACGGCTCCTGGTTCAACTTCTTCCTCTGCGGCTTCGACGGCAACGTCACGCTGCCGACCGGGACCCGCATCCCGGTCTCGTACGACAACAACTCGGCGAGGTGCGACCAGCGGTGA
- a CDS encoding MCE family protein, with amino-acid sequence MTRRVLGVAFIGVLCFLLWLTYAFYAKVFTDTVEVRLKTSHIGLQLNTHADVKLRGIIVGEVRSVSTDGDEATVNLSLKPEQVQEISAAVSARILPKTLFGEKYVALVPPPDSEDTGHIKAGDVIARDKTAVGIEIEKVLNDALPLLQAVDPADLNATLNTLATALEGRGTEIAETLTQLDGYLKKLNPSVPKLMEALTKLTQVSQLYGDVTPDLVRVLRNLTITGNTVVEKEQQLQKFFTDVQTLSGTANGFLRENEDRVIRLGEVSKPVLDLLERYSPEFPCFLKVMTDTVPILSDTFRGGALHINLELITNQPTPYQPNELPAYKDKRGPTCVGKNYSHPGEKPGPYTQDNPAPYITGEDGVIGDHNKLERFPLNLQLNRAAPGYLLDTGGAGTPAEQKVVNSFAGPAMGVPAGDVPDLTTLMIGPLVRGGQVNLK; translated from the coding sequence ATGACCAGACGAGTGCTCGGCGTTGCGTTCATCGGCGTGCTCTGTTTCCTGCTCTGGCTGACCTACGCCTTCTACGCCAAGGTGTTCACCGACACCGTCGAGGTCCGGCTGAAGACCAGCCACATCGGCCTGCAGCTGAACACGCACGCCGACGTGAAGCTGCGCGGCATCATCGTCGGCGAGGTCCGGTCGGTCTCCACCGACGGCGACGAGGCGACGGTGAACCTGTCGCTGAAGCCCGAGCAGGTCCAGGAGATCTCGGCCGCGGTCAGCGCCCGGATCCTGCCCAAGACACTGTTCGGCGAGAAGTACGTCGCGCTGGTGCCGCCGCCCGACAGCGAGGACACCGGGCACATCAAGGCCGGTGACGTGATCGCCCGGGACAAGACCGCGGTCGGCATCGAGATCGAGAAGGTGCTGAACGACGCGCTCCCGCTGCTCCAGGCGGTCGACCCGGCCGACCTGAACGCCACGCTGAACACGCTGGCCACCGCGCTCGAGGGCCGCGGGACCGAGATCGCCGAGACGCTGACCCAGCTCGACGGCTACCTGAAGAAGCTGAACCCGAGCGTCCCGAAGCTGATGGAGGCGCTGACCAAGCTGACCCAGGTCTCCCAGCTGTACGGCGACGTGACGCCCGACCTGGTCCGGGTCCTGCGCAACCTCACCATCACCGGCAACACCGTGGTGGAGAAGGAGCAGCAGCTGCAGAAGTTCTTCACCGACGTGCAGACCCTGTCCGGGACGGCGAACGGCTTCCTGCGCGAGAACGAGGACCGCGTGATCCGGCTCGGCGAGGTGAGCAAGCCGGTGCTCGACCTGCTCGAGCGGTACTCGCCGGAGTTCCCCTGTTTCCTCAAGGTGATGACCGACACCGTCCCGATCCTGAGCGACACGTTCCGCGGCGGCGCGCTGCACATCAACCTCGAGCTGATCACCAACCAGCCCACGCCGTACCAGCCGAACGAGCTGCCGGCGTACAAGGACAAGCGCGGGCCGACCTGTGTGGGCAAGAACTACAGCCATCCGGGGGAGAAGCCGGGGCCGTACACCCAGGACAACCCGGCGCCGTACATCACCGGTGAGGACGGCGTGATCGGCGACCACAACAAGCTCGAACGGTTCCCGCTGAACCTGCAGCTCAACCGGGCCGCCCCCGGGTACCTGCTGGACACCGGCGGAGCCGGTACGCCGGCCGAGCAGAAGGTGGTCAACTCCTTCGCCGGTCCGGCGATGGGCGTCCCGGCGGGCGACGTACCGGATCTGACCACGCTGATGATCGGCCCGCTGGTCCGCGGAGGGCAGGTGAACCTCAAGTGA
- a CDS encoding ABC transporter permease gives MSALDVLIKKPLNSLDRLGEQLAFYIKALAWSGKSITRYRKEILRLLAEVTLGSGALAVIGGTVGVITFLAFFTGTEVGLQGYSALNQIGTSAFAGFVSAYINTREIGPLIAGIALAATVGCGFTAQLGAMRISEEIDALEVMAIPSLPFLVTTRIIAGLIAVVPLYVVGLLSSYFATRLTVTQFYGQSTGTYDHYFHLFLPPGDVLWSFGKVLVFAVLVILVHCYHGYHATGGPAGVGVAVGRAVRTSIVVINVVDLLLSMAIWGTTTTVRLAG, from the coding sequence GTGTCGGCCCTGGACGTGCTGATCAAGAAGCCGCTGAACTCGCTCGACCGGCTCGGCGAGCAACTGGCCTTCTACATCAAGGCTCTGGCCTGGTCGGGCAAGTCGATCACCCGCTACCGCAAGGAGATCCTCCGCCTGCTGGCCGAGGTGACACTGGGCAGCGGCGCGCTCGCGGTGATCGGCGGGACCGTCGGCGTGATCACGTTCCTGGCCTTCTTCACCGGCACCGAGGTCGGCCTGCAGGGGTACTCGGCGCTCAACCAGATCGGCACCTCGGCGTTCGCCGGCTTCGTCAGCGCGTACATCAACACCCGCGAGATCGGCCCGCTGATCGCCGGGATCGCGCTGGCCGCGACGGTCGGCTGCGGGTTCACCGCGCAGCTCGGCGCGATGCGGATCAGCGAGGAGATCGACGCGCTCGAGGTGATGGCGATCCCGTCGCTGCCGTTCCTGGTCACCACCCGGATCATCGCCGGGCTGATCGCCGTCGTGCCCTTGTACGTCGTGGGCCTGCTCTCGTCGTACTTCGCCACCCGGCTCACGGTGACCCAGTTCTACGGGCAGAGTACGGGCACGTACGACCACTACTTCCATCTGTTCCTACCACCCGGCGACGTGCTCTGGTCGTTCGGCAAGGTGCTCGTCTTCGCCGTCCTGGTGATCCTCGTGCACTGCTACCACGGGTACCACGCGACCGGCGGCCCGGCCGGCGTCGGCGTCGCGGTCGGTCGCGCGGTCCGGACCTCGATCGTGGTGATCAACGTGGTCGACCTGCTGCTGTCGATGGCGATCTGGGGTACGACGACCACTGTGAGGTTGGCCGGATGA
- a CDS encoding ABC transporter permease, whose product MTASATAPLKAAGSLFAFTLDTARASVRRPFQLREFLQQAWFVASVTIIPTALVAIPFGAVIALQVGGLIKQFGAQAFTGSAAVLAVVREASPIATALLIAGAGGSAICADLGSRKIREELDAMMVLGIDPIQRLVVPRVLATMLVAFFLNGFVSVVGVMGGYVFNVVLQDGTPGSYIASFTALAHLPDLWQGQAKALVFGFIAAVVASYKGMNAGGGPKGVGDAVNQSVVITFMLLFVANFSMTAIYFQLVPPKGA is encoded by the coding sequence GTGACTGCTTCGGCCACCGCCCCGCTGAAGGCCGCCGGCTCGTTGTTCGCCTTCACCCTGGACACCGCCCGGGCGTCGGTGCGCCGGCCGTTCCAGCTGCGCGAGTTCCTCCAGCAGGCCTGGTTCGTGGCCAGTGTGACGATCATCCCGACCGCGCTGGTGGCGATCCCGTTCGGTGCGGTGATCGCGCTGCAGGTCGGCGGGCTGATCAAGCAGTTCGGCGCGCAGGCGTTCACCGGTTCGGCCGCCGTCCTGGCCGTCGTCCGGGAGGCCTCGCCGATCGCGACCGCGCTGCTGATCGCGGGCGCCGGTGGTTCGGCGATCTGCGCGGACCTCGGATCCCGCAAGATCCGCGAGGAACTCGACGCGATGATGGTTCTCGGCATCGATCCCATCCAGCGCCTGGTCGTCCCGCGGGTGCTGGCGACGATGCTGGTCGCCTTCTTCCTCAACGGGTTCGTCAGCGTCGTCGGCGTGATGGGCGGCTACGTCTTCAACGTCGTCCTGCAGGACGGCACCCCAGGCTCCTACATCGCCAGCTTCACCGCGCTCGCCCACCTGCCCGACCTGTGGCAGGGCCAGGCCAAGGCGCTGGTGTTCGGCTTCATCGCGGCCGTCGTCGCGTCGTACAAGGGGATGAACGCCGGCGGCGGGCCGAAGGGCGTCGGGGACGCGGTGAACCAGTCGGTCGTGATCACCTTCATGCTGCTGTTCGTCGCGAACTTCTCGATGACCGCGATCTACTTCCAGCTCGTCCCGCCGAAGGGGGCCTGA
- a CDS encoding ATP-binding cassette domain-containing protein, which yields MGVEVRVEGLTKSFGKQLIWGDVSLTLPAGEICVMLGPSGTGKSVFLKTLIGLLKPDKGHVFIEGTDIATCSERELYDVRRLFGVLFQDGAMFGSMNLYDNVAFPLREHTKKSESDIRSIVMEKMEMVGLVGAEKKLPGEISGGMRKRAGLARALVLDPAILLVDEPDSGLDPVRTSFLNQVMIDLNEAFGATFLIVTHDVNTARTVPDNIGMLYHKHLAMFGPREMLLSSEEPVVRQFLNAQMIGPIGMSEEKDAEELAAEADQELPPLPPIPLQQLPSSGMLRPTQRPPGEWCRENGVTPPPGSFDSAAVGAR from the coding sequence GTGGGCGTAGAAGTCCGCGTCGAAGGACTCACGAAATCCTTCGGCAAGCAGCTGATCTGGGGCGACGTGTCCCTGACGCTGCCGGCCGGTGAGATCTGCGTGATGCTGGGTCCTTCCGGCACCGGGAAGTCCGTATTCCTCAAGACGCTGATCGGTCTGCTCAAGCCGGACAAGGGTCACGTCTTCATCGAGGGCACCGACATCGCCACCTGCTCCGAGCGTGAGCTGTACGACGTGCGCCGGCTGTTCGGGGTGCTGTTCCAGGACGGCGCGATGTTCGGCTCGATGAACCTGTACGACAACGTCGCCTTCCCGCTGCGCGAGCACACCAAGAAGTCCGAGTCCGACATCCGCTCCATCGTGATGGAGAAGATGGAGATGGTCGGCCTGGTCGGCGCGGAGAAGAAGCTGCCCGGCGAGATCTCCGGCGGGATGCGCAAGCGGGCCGGCCTGGCCCGCGCGCTGGTGCTCGATCCGGCGATCCTGCTGGTCGACGAGCCCGACTCCGGTCTGGACCCGGTCCGCACCTCGTTCCTGAACCAGGTGATGATCGACCTCAACGAGGCCTTCGGCGCGACCTTCCTGATCGTCACCCACGACGTGAACACGGCCCGCACGGTGCCGGACAACATCGGCATGCTCTACCACAAGCACCTGGCGATGTTCGGCCCGCGGGAGATGCTGCTGTCCAGCGAGGAGCCGGTGGTCCGGCAGTTCCTGAACGCGCAGATGATCGGCCCGATCGGCATGTCGGAAGAGAAGGACGCCGAGGAGCTGGCGGCCGAGGCCGACCAGGAGCTCCCGCCGTTGCCGCCGATCCCGCTGCAGCAGCTGCCCAGCAGCGGTATGCTCCGCCCGACGCAGCGCCCGCCGGGCGAGTGGTGCCGGGAGAACGGAGTGACACCGCCCCCGGGTTCCTTCGACTCCGCCGCGGTGGGGGCCCGGTGA
- a CDS encoding acyltransferase family protein — protein sequence MSRSATWLHRLRRRPPQGITSPQHGDQLPHPRSEILALTGVRAAAALAVVLHHIGLPDSAPEPLRNLIQSGYIGVPLFFMLSGLVLAWNYSTLTVASPGRLWRFYVARIARVMPLYWVVLLYLVLQRAAHGVPQESLWRHLLAIQAWSGDYAIGQASYNPPGWSICVELFLYAVFPFLVPLVALLSKRFGVAGLLGLIAFAFAVQVFLVALFTAEGWAFLSVKDPSSGHRWLYRNPLPRLSEFVIGVSLAFLLLRGFKLRTRVAGWVQAACVVVVLVVAAAGPSHARWMLPAFYGAMWTVPFAVLLLALAAAPGAWLSRFFATRALVTLGTASYAVYLTHRPLLSFLGKDRGSMLDQPATWAVYAGVLVVAGLCLLIGEGAHRLIEVPARRFVLRLVPRSRPAVTERTTSGVSA from the coding sequence GTGTCGCGGTCAGCTACCTGGTTGCACCGGCTGCGGCGCAGGCCGCCGCAAGGTATCACCTCGCCGCAGCACGGAGACCAGCTCCCGCATCCGCGCTCGGAGATCCTAGCGCTGACCGGAGTCCGGGCCGCCGCAGCACTCGCCGTAGTGCTTCATCACATCGGGTTACCGGATTCTGCTCCCGAACCGTTACGCAATCTCATCCAGTCCGGGTACATCGGCGTCCCCTTGTTCTTCATGCTGTCCGGCCTCGTGCTGGCCTGGAACTACTCGACGCTGACGGTCGCGTCGCCGGGCCGGCTGTGGCGGTTCTACGTCGCGCGGATCGCGCGGGTGATGCCGCTGTACTGGGTCGTGCTGCTCTATCTGGTGCTGCAGCGCGCGGCGCACGGCGTACCGCAGGAATCGCTGTGGCGGCACCTGCTCGCGATCCAGGCCTGGTCGGGCGACTACGCGATCGGCCAGGCCAGCTACAACCCGCCCGGCTGGTCGATCTGCGTCGAGCTGTTCCTGTACGCCGTGTTCCCGTTCCTCGTGCCGCTGGTCGCCTTGCTGTCCAAGCGGTTCGGGGTGGCCGGGCTGCTCGGGCTGATCGCCTTCGCGTTCGCCGTCCAGGTGTTCCTGGTCGCGCTGTTCACGGCCGAGGGCTGGGCGTTCCTGTCGGTGAAGGACCCGTCGTCCGGGCATCGCTGGCTCTACCGGAACCCGTTGCCGCGGCTGTCGGAGTTCGTGATCGGGGTGTCGCTGGCGTTCCTGCTGCTGCGCGGGTTCAAGCTGCGGACGCGCGTTGCCGGATGGGTGCAGGCGGCCTGCGTCGTGGTGGTGCTCGTGGTCGCCGCGGCCGGGCCTTCGCACGCGCGGTGGATGCTGCCCGCGTTCTACGGCGCGATGTGGACGGTGCCGTTCGCCGTACTGCTGCTGGCGCTGGCGGCCGCGCCTGGCGCTTGGCTGTCGCGGTTCTTCGCGACGCGGGCTCTGGTCACGCTGGGTACTGCCAGCTACGCGGTCTATCTGACGCATCGACCGCTGCTGTCCTTCCTCGGCAAGGACCGCGGCAGCATGCTCGATCAGCCGGCGACCTGGGCGGTGTACGCCGGAGTGCTGGTGGTCGCGGGATTGTGCCTGCTGATCGGTGAGGGCGCGCACCGGCTGATCGAGGTGCCCGCCCGGCGCTTCGTCCTTCGGCTGGTCCCGCGGTCGCGTCCGGCGGTCACTGAGCGTACGACGTCGGGAGTCTCAGCGTGA
- a CDS encoding acyltransferase family protein, with product MSGLTSVTEGAALSHPRPELLDVTGLRGLAGLAVVASTVGVWRGAPVYLKDLVDLTASVAVVFFFVLSAFVLTYNYPGLSYTSGRRVIGRYAAARVARIVPLYLVVGLVVLLLGMLNGGDWVRDVWTDQTWFVGALVLFYVAFPLLNRPLAFVLGKTVRRLPPLTWLARPFLVRLGVIGYPLFLLQTLVLHGFGPVHAGTISNALLALGWIGLVVLTAEGAHRYVGVPARRALLDLARRLDHRT from the coding sequence GTGAGCGGTCTCACATCGGTCACCGAAGGCGCCGCCCTCTCACACCCGCGGCCCGAGCTGCTCGACGTCACCGGCCTGCGCGGCCTGGCCGGGCTCGCGGTCGTCGCGTCGACGGTCGGCGTCTGGCGCGGAGCGCCGGTGTACCTGAAGGACCTGGTCGATCTGACGGCGTCGGTGGCTGTCGTCTTCTTCTTCGTGCTGTCGGCGTTCGTGCTGACCTACAACTACCCAGGCCTGTCCTACACCTCCGGCCGGCGCGTCATCGGCCGGTACGCCGCGGCCCGGGTGGCTCGGATCGTTCCGCTGTACCTGGTCGTCGGACTGGTCGTCCTGCTGCTCGGCATGCTGAACGGCGGTGACTGGGTCCGAGACGTGTGGACCGACCAGACCTGGTTCGTCGGTGCGCTCGTCCTCTTCTACGTCGCGTTCCCACTGCTCAACCGGCCGCTGGCCTTCGTCCTCGGCAAGACCGTCCGTCGCCTGCCGCCGCTCACCTGGCTGGCGCGTCCGTTCCTGGTCCGGCTCGGTGTGATCGGTTACCCGCTCTTCCTGCTGCAGACCCTGGTCCTGCACGGCTTCGGCCCGGTCCACGCGGGCACGATCTCCAACGCGCTGCTCGCCCTGGGCTGGATCGGCCTCGTCGTCCTGACCGCCGAGGGCGCCCACCGGTACGTCGGCGTACCGGCTCGCCGCGCACTGCTCGATCTCGCGCGCCGCCTCGACCACCGGACGTGA
- the rplL gene encoding 50S ribosomal protein L7/L12, translating into MAKLSTEELLGQFKDLTLLELSEFVKAFEEEFGVTAAAPVAVAAAPGAPGAPAEEAFEQDEFDVVLESAGDKKIQVIKEVRGLTSLGLKEAKDLVESAPKAILEKVDKAAAEKAKEALEGAGATVTVK; encoded by the coding sequence ATGGCGAAGCTCAGCACCGAAGAGCTGCTCGGCCAGTTCAAGGACCTGACCCTGCTCGAGCTCTCGGAGTTCGTAAAGGCGTTCGAGGAGGAGTTCGGCGTGACCGCCGCTGCTCCCGTTGCCGTCGCCGCCGCCCCGGGCGCCCCGGGCGCCCCGGCCGAAGAGGCCTTCGAGCAGGACGAGTTCGACGTCGTCCTGGAGTCGGCCGGCGACAAGAAGATCCAGGTCATCAAGGAGGTGCGTGGCCTCACGAGCCTCGGCCTGAAGGAGGCCAAGGACCTCGTCGAGAGCGCGCCGAAGGCCATCCTGGAGAAGGTCGACAAGGCTGCCGCGGAGAAGGCCAAGGAGGCCCTCGAGGGCGCCGGGGCCACCGTCACCGTCAAGTGA
- the rplJ gene encoding 50S ribosomal protein L10 → MARPDKAADVAELTENFKSSNGAVLTEYRGLTVAQLRDLRTTLGDDVNYAVVKNTLTKIAAKDAGVESFDSLLQGPSAIAFVKGDPVVAAKGLRDFAKANPLLVIKGGVLDGKALGPDEINKLADLESREVLLAKLAGAMKAAPQQAVSLFAAPLSQAARLFAALQDKLPAEAAPVADEAPAAEAVQDAPADAPAEASTEETASADS, encoded by the coding sequence ATGGCGAGGCCGGACAAGGCCGCCGACGTCGCAGAGCTCACTGAGAACTTCAAGAGCTCCAACGGCGCCGTGCTGACCGAGTACCGCGGACTCACCGTGGCGCAGCTGCGGGACCTCCGCACTACGCTCGGTGACGACGTGAACTACGCCGTGGTGAAGAACACGCTGACCAAGATCGCGGCCAAGGACGCCGGAGTGGAGTCGTTCGACTCGCTCCTGCAGGGTCCGTCGGCCATCGCCTTCGTCAAGGGCGACCCGGTGGTCGCGGCCAAGGGACTGCGTGACTTCGCCAAGGCCAATCCCCTTCTCGTCATCAAGGGCGGTGTGCTGGACGGTAAGGCACTCGGTCCCGACGAGATCAACAAGCTCGCTGACCTGGAGTCGCGTGAGGTCCTCCTCGCGAAGCTCGCAGGTGCGATGAAGGCGGCTCCGCAGCAAGCGGTGTCGCTGTTCGCTGCTCCGCTGTCGCAGGCCGCGCGCCTGTTCGCGGCGCTGCAGGACAAGCTGCCGGCCGAGGCCGCCCCCGTGGCGGACGAGGCTCCGGCTGCCGAAGCGGTGCAGGACGCACCCGCCGACGCACCTGCCGAGGCGAGCACCGAGGAGACCGCGTCAGCTGACAGCTGA
- a CDS encoding MFS transporter, whose amino-acid sequence MADPVSLWTIAPSVYLPALLYGIGQGAIAPVVALSARDLGASIAVAGLVVAAAGVGQVIGDIPAGTLTTRIGERRAMLLATVLVSIALAACLVVPNVWGLAVAIGATGLAGSVWGLARQAYLSEAVPLELRARALSTLGGVQRIGSFIGPFLGAFVMRFLGTDGAYWVHLVAAALACVVLLSLPDIESVRRNRLARPVVVQSTRAVIREHLPVLRTLGVGALLVGAVRASRQVVVPLWAEHIGLDPQTTSLIFGVSGAVDMLLFYPAGSVMDRFGRKWVAVPSMTVLGLAHLLLPFTHSAGTLTAVALVMGVGNGLGAGVIMTLGADASPPVGRAQFLGAFRLFADSGSAAGPFLLSAVTAISALAPAIVVMGLTGWAAALAMKRWIPPRPQPVE is encoded by the coding sequence ATGGCCGATCCCGTCAGTCTCTGGACGATCGCCCCCTCGGTCTACCTGCCGGCGTTGCTGTACGGCATCGGCCAGGGGGCGATCGCTCCCGTTGTCGCACTCTCGGCGCGGGACCTGGGTGCTTCGATCGCGGTCGCCGGTCTGGTCGTCGCGGCGGCCGGTGTCGGCCAGGTGATCGGCGACATCCCCGCGGGCACACTGACCACCCGCATCGGCGAACGCCGCGCGATGCTTCTCGCGACCGTGCTCGTCTCGATCGCACTCGCCGCCTGCCTCGTCGTACCGAACGTCTGGGGTCTCGCCGTCGCGATCGGCGCCACCGGTCTGGCCGGCTCGGTCTGGGGACTGGCCCGGCAGGCCTACCTGAGCGAAGCCGTCCCGCTGGAGCTGCGCGCCAGGGCCCTGTCGACGCTGGGCGGCGTCCAGCGAATCGGTTCGTTCATCGGCCCGTTCCTCGGCGCCTTCGTGATGCGCTTCCTCGGCACCGACGGCGCGTACTGGGTCCACCTCGTCGCCGCCGCGCTGGCGTGCGTCGTACTGCTGAGCCTTCCCGACATCGAGTCCGTACGCCGGAACCGCCTGGCCCGGCCCGTCGTCGTCCAGTCCACTCGCGCCGTGATCCGCGAGCACCTCCCAGTACTCCGGACGCTCGGCGTCGGCGCGCTGCTCGTCGGCGCGGTCCGGGCATCGCGGCAGGTGGTGGTCCCGCTCTGGGCCGAGCACATCGGGTTGGACCCGCAGACCACCAGCCTGATCTTCGGCGTCTCCGGCGCCGTCGACATGTTGCTGTTCTACCCGGCGGGCTCGGTGATGGACCGGTTCGGGCGCAAGTGGGTCGCCGTACCGTCGATGACCGTGCTCGGCCTGGCGCACCTGTTGCTCCCGTTCACGCACTCCGCGGGCACGCTGACCGCCGTCGCGCTGGTGATGGGCGTCGGCAACGGCCTCGGCGCCGGCGTGATCATGACGCTCGGCGCGGACGCGTCACCACCGGTCGGGCGGGCGCAGTTCCTCGGCGCGTTCCGGCTCTTCGCGGACTCCGGCAGCGCGGCCGGGCCGTTCCTGCTGTCGGCCGTCACCGCGATCAGCGCGCTGGCCCCGGCGATCGTGGTGATGGGCCTGACCGGCTGGGCGGCCGCGCTGGCGATGAAACGCTGGATCCCACCCCGTCCACAGCCCGTGGAGTAA
- a CDS encoding RidA family protein, producing the protein MSDKTVVSTTDAPAPMPVFSQGVRKGNILQVSGQGSVDPATGAFVHEGDVKAQTTRVLQNIEAILKAGGASIDDVVMLRVYLTSRDLFVPMNEAYAEFVGERTPSGVLPSRTTVFTGLPLEQMLVEIDALAVLS; encoded by the coding sequence ATGTCCGACAAGACCGTCGTCTCCACCACCGACGCGCCCGCCCCGATGCCCGTGTTCTCCCAGGGAGTCCGCAAGGGCAACATCCTGCAGGTGTCCGGCCAGGGCTCGGTCGACCCGGCGACCGGTGCGTTCGTCCACGAGGGCGACGTGAAGGCGCAGACCACCCGCGTACTGCAGAACATCGAGGCGATCCTGAAGGCCGGCGGCGCGAGCATCGACGACGTCGTGATGCTGCGCGTCTACCTCACGTCGCGCGACCTGTTCGTCCCGATGAACGAGGCGTACGCCGAGTTCGTCGGCGAGCGCACCCCGAGCGGCGTGCTGCCGTCACGGACCACCGTCTTCACCGGTCTGCCGCTGGAGCAGATGCTGGTCGAGATCGACGCGCTGGCCGTACTGTCTTAA